In the Topomyia yanbarensis strain Yona2022 chromosome 3, ASM3024719v1, whole genome shotgun sequence genome, one interval contains:
- the LOC131691026 gene encoding vesicle-associated membrane protein 2-like isoform X1 gives MADGLAPGAGEPGADGVVGGPRTPQQVAAQKRLQQTQAQVDEVVDIMKTNVEKVLERDQKLSELDDRADALQQGASQFEQQAGKLKRKFWLQNLKMMIIMGVIGLVILGIIVAKFKPAEQPQHPMMMAPQYPMAQIPMQMQGGQPAHTVALVRDTTSLVFPK, from the exons GGCGGATGGACTTGCACCCGGTGCTGGAGAGCCTGGAGCGGATGGAGTTGTCGGCGGTCCGAGGACTCCCCAGCAGGTTGCGGCTCAGAAGCGGCTGCAGCAGACACAGGCCCAGGTTGATGAG GTTGTGGATATTATGAAAACAAATGTAGAAAAGGTACTGGAAAGGGATCAGAAACTGTCGGAACTGGACGACCGAGCCGATGCTCTACAGCAGGGTGCCTCACAGTTCGAACAGCAAGCCGGCAAGCTGAAGAGGAAATTTTGGTTACAGAACCTAAAA ATGATGATAATAATGGGTGTCATTGGCCTTGTTATCCTTGGAATCATTGTTG CAAAATTCAAGCCAGCTGAACAACCCCAACACCCGATGATGATGGCACCACAGTATCCGATGGCACAGATTCCAATGCAGATGCAGGGTGGCCAACCAGCACATACAGTGGCACTCGTACGAGATACTACGTCGTTAGTGTTTCCTAAATAA
- the LOC131691026 gene encoding neuronal synaptobrevin-like isoform X2, with protein sequence MADGLAPGAGEPGADGVVGGPRTPQQVAAQKRLQQTQAQVDEVVDIMKTNVEKVLERDQKLSELDDRADALQQGASQFEQQAGKLKRKFWLQNLKMMIIMGVIGLVILGIIVARN encoded by the exons GGCGGATGGACTTGCACCCGGTGCTGGAGAGCCTGGAGCGGATGGAGTTGTCGGCGGTCCGAGGACTCCCCAGCAGGTTGCGGCTCAGAAGCGGCTGCAGCAGACACAGGCCCAGGTTGATGAG GTTGTGGATATTATGAAAACAAATGTAGAAAAGGTACTGGAAAGGGATCAGAAACTGTCGGAACTGGACGACCGAGCCGATGCTCTACAGCAGGGTGCCTCACAGTTCGAACAGCAAGCCGGCAAGCTGAAGAGGAAATTTTGGTTACAGAACCTAAAA ATGATGATAATAATGGGTGTCATTGGCCTTGTTATCCTTGGAATCATTGTTG CCAGAAACTAA